One segment of Rubripirellula amarantea DNA contains the following:
- a CDS encoding glycosyltransferase, with protein sequence MEPINQQSSTESSISNTSTSVVESRDSIRFRPSKVFMALPAYNEEEALPELLERIGEAFADSNIPYEVIVVDDGSKDDTAKIVSQMSFQMPIHLVQHQVNQGLGVTIRDGLREAVDRCGARDIIVTMDADNTHPPGLIERMVQQIHEGCDVVIASRFQPGARVVGVPVERHFLSIGARALFTLLFPTKGVRDYTSGYRAYKASVIQQAFAEHGDNFVGETGFSCMADILLKLRKQGVLFGEAPLRLRYDQKGGASKMQVFRTIWLTLKLLGRHRTGVK encoded by the coding sequence ATGGAACCCATCAACCAACAATCATCCACTGAATCGTCGATTAGCAATACGAGTACTTCGGTTGTCGAATCCCGCGATTCCATTCGCTTTCGCCCCTCCAAAGTCTTCATGGCGCTTCCAGCGTACAACGAAGAGGAGGCGCTGCCTGAACTGTTAGAGCGGATCGGTGAAGCGTTCGCTGACAGCAACATTCCGTACGAAGTCATCGTGGTTGATGATGGCAGCAAGGACGACACGGCAAAAATCGTTTCGCAGATGTCATTCCAAATGCCGATCCATTTGGTGCAGCATCAAGTGAACCAAGGTCTCGGTGTTACGATCCGTGATGGACTTCGTGAAGCCGTTGATCGCTGTGGTGCACGCGACATCATTGTCACGATGGACGCTGACAATACTCATCCGCCTGGATTGATTGAACGAATGGTTCAACAAATTCATGAAGGTTGCGATGTTGTGATCGCTTCACGTTTTCAACCTGGGGCTCGGGTCGTAGGCGTGCCGGTTGAACGTCACTTTTTAAGCATCGGCGCTCGAGCATTGTTCACGTTATTGTTTCCGACTAAGGGTGTTCGCGACTACACGTCCGGTTACCGTGCTTACAAAGCATCCGTGATCCAGCAGGCATTCGCTGAGCACGGCGACAACTTTGTTGGCGAAACAGGGTTTTCGTGTATGGCAGACATCTTGTTGAAGTTACGAAAGCAAGGCGTCTTGTTTGGTGAGGCTCCGCTTCGACTGCGATACGACCAAAAGGGTGGCGCAAGTAAGATGCAGGTCTTCCGTACGATTTGGTTGACGTTGAAATTGCTTGGTCGTCATCGCACAGGCGTTAAGTAG
- a CDS encoding amino acid aminotransferase produces MTASSSSTSLFGGIPTAPPDSILGLTEAFQADKNPDKMNLSVGVYKDASGQTPILDCVKAAEQRLVDTEATKGYLPIDGGPDYRGHVRKLVFAETIAAERVTVVQTPGGTGALRESAAFIADQLSGRRVWVPSPTWANHNSVFASERLLVENYRYLGSDKKSFDIDGMLDDLSSKTNVGDAVLLHACCHNPTGVDPTPSQWAQIADVVAERGLLPLIDFAYQGFGHGLDEDAESIRAISAKCDELMVCSSFSKNFGLYSERVGALCVVSSDSATASAIQSQIKKLVRTNYSNPPRHGAAVVATILDDEKLTAQWHDELAMMRNRIKTLREQFVETMKTTGAGHDFSFLLDQNGMFSFSGLNPMQVDELLHKHSIYIVGSGRINVAGMSESRMGHLCEAIAKVVEGS; encoded by the coding sequence ATGACTGCAAGCTCATCTTCGACTAGCCTTTTCGGTGGCATCCCAACCGCTCCGCCCGATTCAATTCTCGGGTTGACCGAGGCGTTTCAGGCAGACAAGAACCCCGACAAGATGAACTTGAGCGTCGGAGTCTACAAGGACGCTTCTGGACAAACACCGATCCTGGACTGCGTCAAAGCGGCTGAGCAACGCCTAGTCGATACGGAAGCCACCAAGGGTTACCTACCCATCGATGGCGGTCCCGATTACCGCGGACACGTTCGCAAATTGGTGTTTGCCGAGACAATTGCTGCCGAGCGAGTGACGGTTGTGCAAACCCCGGGCGGAACGGGTGCGCTTCGTGAATCGGCCGCTTTCATCGCCGACCAATTGTCCGGTCGACGCGTTTGGGTACCTTCACCAACTTGGGCTAATCACAATTCGGTTTTTGCTTCCGAACGATTGTTAGTCGAAAACTATCGCTACTTGGGTAGCGATAAAAAGTCGTTCGATATCGATGGAATGCTGGATGACCTTTCGTCCAAAACGAACGTCGGCGACGCCGTTCTTCTTCACGCTTGCTGCCACAACCCAACCGGTGTCGATCCCACGCCATCGCAGTGGGCGCAGATCGCCGACGTAGTAGCCGAACGTGGACTGCTGCCATTGATCGACTTTGCTTACCAGGGCTTCGGCCATGGGCTCGATGAAGACGCCGAAAGCATTCGGGCGATCTCGGCTAAGTGCGACGAACTGATGGTTTGCAGTTCGTTCTCAAAGAACTTTGGTCTTTACAGCGAGCGAGTCGGCGCCTTGTGCGTTGTATCCTCTGATTCGGCAACCGCATCGGCAATTCAAAGCCAGATCAAGAAACTGGTTCGCACCAACTACAGCAATCCGCCTCGCCACGGTGCTGCCGTTGTGGCCACGATTCTGGATGACGAGAAACTGACCGCCCAGTGGCATGATGAACTAGCGATGATGCGGAACCGTATCAAAACGCTGCGTGAACAATTTGTCGAAACCATGAAGACCACCGGCGCCGGGCATGACTTTTCGTTCTTGCTTGACCAGAATGGAATGTTCTCTTTCAGCGGCCTCAACCCCATGCAGGTTGACGAACTACTGCACAAGCACAGCATCTACATCGTCGGCAGCGGACGAATCAATGTCGCTGGCATGAGCGAGTCACGCATGGGGCACCTATGTGAAGCGATCGCGAAGGTGGTTGAAGGTTCTTGA
- a CDS encoding NAD(P)/FAD-dependent oxidoreductase codes for MSSSNQTQFPAGESAPRKSWLVVGGGVMGLKIARDLNARGQDVTIAEAAPKFGGLTSAWKLSSGSDNQEVTWDRYYHVTLLSDSKLREQLAEIGLEKEIDWVETKTGFYSGGKLLSMSNTAEFLRFPPLSMIERLRLGGTIFYASKIKNWRRLEGLSVEKWLRRWSGNGAFEKVWLPLLKAKLGEAYKQTSAAFIWAHTARMYKARRSGAKKEMFGYVPGGYARILDRWTSDLSEKGVRLLAGHPVQSIRKVDDGSTMLEVDFGDGRVETFDNVVSTIASPLIARSCEELTQDEKQKLEAIRYLGVVCASMLLKKSISPYYVTNITDTWVPLTAVIEMSTIVNPETQLDGNHLVYLPKYLPDDHEGLNESDEDYQEKCLSTLEKMYDHFSRDNVLDFKVARAKYVAALATIDYSTRLPPIVTSVPGFYALNSAHILEGNLNVNETITLGEDKLSQEVWPNFLSRCNEVAKSNSSDLVASA; via the coding sequence GTGTCGAGCTCAAACCAAACTCAATTTCCGGCGGGTGAATCTGCGCCGCGGAAGTCATGGTTAGTTGTGGGTGGGGGCGTGATGGGACTCAAGATCGCCCGTGATCTGAATGCTCGTGGTCAAGACGTCACCATCGCTGAAGCGGCACCCAAGTTCGGTGGTCTTACCAGCGCGTGGAAGCTTAGCAGCGGTTCCGACAATCAAGAGGTCACTTGGGACCGCTACTATCACGTGACGCTGCTGAGTGATTCCAAATTGCGTGAGCAGCTAGCAGAGATCGGTCTCGAGAAAGAGATCGATTGGGTCGAGACCAAGACTGGTTTCTACAGTGGTGGAAAACTGCTTTCGATGAGCAACACGGCGGAGTTCTTGCGATTCCCGCCGTTGTCGATGATCGAGCGGTTACGGCTCGGCGGAACCATCTTCTACGCTTCGAAGATCAAGAATTGGCGTCGACTTGAAGGCTTATCCGTCGAAAAGTGGCTTCGTCGCTGGTCGGGAAATGGAGCTTTCGAAAAGGTCTGGCTTCCGCTGTTGAAAGCGAAATTGGGGGAAGCCTACAAGCAGACATCGGCTGCCTTCATCTGGGCCCACACTGCTCGAATGTATAAAGCGCGTCGAAGCGGTGCGAAAAAGGAAATGTTTGGCTACGTGCCTGGGGGATACGCTCGAATTTTGGATCGTTGGACAAGCGATCTATCAGAAAAAGGTGTGCGCCTATTGGCAGGCCACCCGGTGCAAAGCATTCGCAAGGTCGACGACGGATCGACGATGCTTGAAGTCGACTTCGGCGATGGCCGTGTTGAGACGTTTGACAATGTCGTATCCACGATTGCTTCGCCGCTAATCGCTCGTAGTTGCGAAGAGCTGACACAAGACGAAAAGCAAAAGTTGGAAGCGATTCGCTACCTCGGTGTCGTTTGTGCATCGATGTTGCTCAAGAAATCGATCAGCCCGTACTACGTCACCAACATTACCGATACTTGGGTGCCGTTAACCGCAGTGATCGAGATGTCTACGATCGTGAACCCGGAAACCCAACTAGATGGAAACCATTTGGTCTATTTGCCGAAGTATCTACCCGATGACCATGAAGGGTTGAACGAAAGCGACGAAGACTATCAAGAGAAGTGCTTGTCGACGCTCGAGAAAATGTACGATCATTTCTCACGAGACAACGTGTTGGACTTCAAGGTGGCGCGAGCCAAGTATGTTGCGGCATTAGCGACGATCGATTACAGCACTCGTTTGCCACCTATCGTGACGAGCGTGCCAGGCTTCTATGCTCTTAATTCGGCACACATTTTAGAAGGCAACCTGAACGTGAATGAGACGATCACGCTCGGTGAAGACAAGTTGAGCCAGGAGGTTTGGCCCAACTTTCTAAGTCGCTGTAACGAAGTAGCGAAATCCAACTCTAGTGATCTCGTCGCATCGGCCTAG
- a CDS encoding glycosyltransferase family 87 protein: MSCIERQRFTLGHRLGAMIAIGIFVFGVGLTIARIGIQYQTPGPFDHDSQGLCDFHNGLYFPTIALLKGLSPYGAEYAASYPVARQIPFFSPSILVLHAPFAMMPLTVAEVTFVSLSVIMLLAIAGLVVRSIDTPIRVDYVFAIAALTVFSRGGHITLFDGYFTFELILATFAAIHYGKTKPWLAAIALAVVSAKPTYILPLGFLLLFRGNVRAIVLGAILSVVTTLGPMLWLAHHEGGGDMVHGIETLVDQISQAQEIHRADQDESPIHSWTRIDLLAVIAKWTGDDPKEALHLIVMGIVLAPVLFLLNRRRRQGIDDGLTGLTGALILTAMLVSLYHQSYDSMLMVAPIAGLVLGANGFWRQFDHRTRFLVAALMLLPLYNYFSTRSLIRILDGGEVMTRIFTSLNGVSLAILLVILLVLGLRYTGSPNRTRFGDQARAA; the protein is encoded by the coding sequence ATGTCATGCATAGAACGTCAACGCTTCACGCTTGGTCATCGACTTGGCGCGATGATCGCGATCGGCATTTTTGTCTTCGGCGTGGGGCTGACGATTGCTCGAATTGGTATCCAGTACCAAACTCCGGGACCGTTTGACCACGATTCCCAAGGGCTCTGCGACTTTCATAACGGATTGTACTTTCCGACAATCGCTTTGCTGAAGGGATTGAGTCCCTACGGAGCCGAGTATGCCGCGTCGTATCCGGTCGCTAGGCAGATTCCGTTCTTCTCACCATCAATCCTGGTGCTGCATGCTCCTTTCGCGATGATGCCGCTTACCGTGGCCGAGGTCACGTTTGTTAGTTTGTCGGTGATCATGTTGTTGGCGATTGCCGGTCTGGTGGTTCGCTCGATCGATACACCGATCCGAGTGGACTACGTGTTCGCGATCGCTGCGTTGACGGTTTTTTCGCGTGGCGGCCACATCACGTTGTTCGATGGTTACTTCACGTTCGAGTTGATCTTGGCCACGTTCGCGGCGATTCACTATGGCAAGACCAAACCTTGGTTAGCAGCAATCGCGCTGGCTGTGGTATCAGCGAAACCAACTTACATCTTGCCGTTAGGTTTTTTGTTACTGTTCCGAGGAAACGTTAGGGCGATTGTCCTTGGAGCGATCCTAAGCGTTGTTACCACGCTTGGACCAATGTTATGGTTGGCTCATCATGAAGGCGGCGGTGATATGGTTCACGGTATCGAAACTCTGGTGGACCAAATTTCACAGGCTCAAGAAATCCATCGAGCCGACCAGGACGAATCGCCCATCCATTCGTGGACTCGAATCGACCTGCTCGCCGTCATTGCGAAATGGACTGGCGATGATCCCAAGGAAGCACTGCATTTGATCGTGATGGGAATCGTGCTTGCACCGGTGTTGTTCTTGCTCAATCGCCGACGTCGTCAAGGAATCGACGACGGGCTTACCGGTTTGACAGGAGCTTTGATTCTGACGGCGATGTTAGTGAGCCTCTATCATCAATCTTACGACTCGATGTTGATGGTGGCCCCGATCGCTGGCTTGGTGCTGGGAGCTAATGGGTTCTGGCGTCAATTCGACCACAGGACACGATTCTTGGTTGCCGCGCTAATGCTTTTACCGCTCTACAATTACTTCTCCACGCGAAGTTTGATTCGAATTTTGGATGGCGGGGAGGTAATGACCCGGATTTTCACGAGTCTCAATGGAGTGTCGTTGGCCATTTTGCTCGTGATTTTGCTGGTTTTAGGGCTCCGCTACACCGGTTCCCCTAATAGGACCCGGTTCGGCGACCAAGCTCGGGCTGCCTGA
- a CDS encoding DNA integrity scanning protein DisA nucleotide-binding domain protein has product MATQRLTKHNSAIIMAAVALHQELGGDALLLLLDGSTDWKRIAEMTSEMGKPVIVAVDLANDLEGAAEAGLKPIALNKEKAPLLERLQHAILEAAADEFIRPNGEVVAVYSGFQQGRLDSISHLQLDERMRRLTSRDLQMIESRVPLQTLKMVVDLAAQIGREGREGKPVGTLFVVGDTRKVLEHSNDSGVDPFRGYNKSYRNLLDAKVQDDAKEVAQLDGAFVVNSEGVIERSRQMLEVTHEDLTMTKGLGARHWAAAAITKKTKAISIVVSQSTGTVRLYQDGNLVMRIEPMDKAVTWQEFAFEPPKSSPSDEN; this is encoded by the coding sequence ATGGCGACGCAAAGACTCACTAAACACAACTCCGCCATCATCATGGCTGCCGTCGCGCTGCACCAAGAACTCGGTGGCGATGCATTGTTGCTGCTGCTAGATGGGTCGACTGATTGGAAACGCATCGCCGAAATGACCTCAGAGATGGGCAAGCCCGTCATTGTGGCTGTTGACTTAGCCAACGACCTGGAAGGCGCCGCAGAGGCCGGTCTCAAGCCAATTGCCTTAAACAAAGAGAAAGCGCCCCTGTTGGAACGCCTTCAGCACGCCATCTTAGAAGCTGCTGCTGATGAATTTATCCGACCCAACGGCGAAGTGGTGGCGGTCTACAGCGGGTTTCAACAAGGTCGGCTCGATTCGATCAGCCATCTGCAACTTGACGAACGCATGCGGCGGCTGACCAGTCGCGACCTGCAAATGATCGAGAGCCGAGTGCCGTTGCAGACCTTAAAAATGGTCGTCGACTTGGCAGCTCAAATTGGCCGCGAAGGCCGTGAAGGCAAGCCAGTCGGAACGCTATTCGTCGTCGGTGACACTCGCAAAGTCCTCGAACACAGTAACGACAGCGGAGTCGATCCGTTCCGCGGTTACAACAAAAGCTACCGGAACCTGCTCGACGCCAAGGTTCAAGACGACGCCAAGGAAGTAGCCCAACTTGACGGTGCTTTTGTCGTCAATAGCGAAGGAGTGATCGAACGAAGTCGTCAGATGCTCGAAGTCACTCATGAAGATCTCACGATGACCAAGGGGCTTGGTGCTCGGCACTGGGCGGCGGCGGCGATCACGAAGAAGACGAAAGCAATTTCGATCGTTGTCAGCCAATCGACCGGCACCGTCCGACTCTACCAGGACGGTAATCTCGTCATGCGAATCGAACCGATGGATAAGGCGGTAACCTGGCAAGAATTCGCATTCGAACCGCCAAAATCCAGCCCCAGCGACGAGAACTAG
- a CDS encoding FHA domain-containing protein, producing MLKVRLTLKNQNGEKIRLKVDRERFVMGRHESCQFTINDSRASRRHCEIYQRDDGVYICDLNSRNGTYVNGNRLTPTKSIRLFHHDLIVVGPQQFMVSVRRRSDNQPQTRSDTQATSPGNTETQKKLAAVNDELDALLNEVQLSKFTQESPIRESPTLGQHDSPEHITEPSREIENKAPLETPPTHGSGPSDRTVDTVAEILPTDETVDEAIGERVKDAKINDVKPDDIESDDEPKTKERFGKLPEHLRKFGTATSQQAAEDALRRVFGGGRR from the coding sequence ATGCTGAAAGTTCGATTGACGCTGAAGAACCAAAACGGCGAGAAAATCCGTTTGAAGGTTGATCGTGAACGTTTTGTGATGGGTCGCCACGAGTCTTGCCAATTCACGATCAACGATTCTCGCGCGAGTCGGCGGCACTGCGAAATCTATCAGCGTGACGACGGTGTTTACATCTGCGACCTCAACAGCCGAAACGGCACCTACGTCAACGGCAATCGACTGACGCCGACCAAGAGCATACGGCTGTTTCATCACGACCTTATCGTTGTTGGGCCACAACAATTCATGGTCTCGGTTCGCCGTCGCTCTGACAATCAGCCTCAGACTCGCAGCGACACCCAAGCCACATCACCTGGCAACACTGAAACACAAAAGAAGCTGGCTGCCGTCAATGATGAACTTGATGCGTTACTCAACGAAGTTCAGCTTTCCAAATTCACTCAAGAGTCACCGATTCGAGAATCTCCTACGCTGGGGCAACACGATTCGCCAGAGCACATTACCGAGCCATCGCGAGAGATCGAGAACAAAGCCCCCTTGGAAACCCCGCCAACCCACGGAAGCGGACCAAGCGACAGGACGGTTGATACCGTTGCCGAAATACTACCGACCGACGAAACGGTGGATGAGGCCATCGGGGAGCGCGTCAAGGATGCCAAAATCAACGATGTCAAACCTGACGACATCGAGTCCGATGACGAACCCAAGACGAAGGAGCGCTTCGGCAAACTACCTGAACACCTTCGCAAATTTGGAACCGCCACCTCACAGCAAGCAGCCGAAGACGCCCTCAGACGCGTGTTCGGTGGTGGGCGGCGTTAG